The Flavobacterium marginilacus genome window below encodes:
- a CDS encoding cryptochrome/photolyase family protein gives MTKQKVSIFWFRRDLRLEDNTALYHALQSEQPVIPLFIFDTNILNSLPKNDARVGFIHESLQKINDKLNSLGSSLLIKKGTTIEVWQSLFEEFTVSAVFLNKDYEPYAIKRDLAIETLAKENCASFFSFKDQVIFEEKEIAKADGLPYTIYTPYKNKWLEKYKSMAPIAEYNTENYFSNFYKNLFDFPALEAIGFEESNIKVRPHNLTQIANYHETRDFPAVDGTSYLSPHLRFGTVSIRKLVNWAVRKNDVFLSELIWREFFMQILFSFPKVVSDNFKSAYDGIQWRNDEKDFKRWCTGTTGYPMVDAGMRQLNATGYMHNRVRMVVASFLCKHLLISWQWGEAYFAEKLLDYDLSANVGNWQWAAGTGCDAAPYFRVFNPDIQLKKFDEKGIYIRQWIPEFDLGYGQPMIDHAFARDRAIAAYKAGILK, from the coding sequence ATGACAAAACAAAAAGTTTCTATTTTTTGGTTCAGACGTGATTTGCGTCTGGAAGACAATACGGCTTTGTACCACGCCCTGCAGTCTGAACAGCCTGTAATTCCGCTGTTTATTTTTGATACGAATATTCTAAATAGTCTGCCAAAAAATGACGCTCGGGTTGGTTTTATACACGAATCACTCCAGAAAATAAATGACAAATTAAATAGCCTCGGAAGCTCGCTTTTAATAAAAAAAGGAACAACAATAGAGGTTTGGCAATCGCTTTTCGAAGAGTTTACCGTTTCGGCAGTTTTTTTGAATAAAGATTATGAACCTTACGCCATAAAGAGGGATCTGGCAATTGAAACATTAGCAAAAGAGAATTGTGCTTCTTTTTTTTCTTTTAAAGATCAGGTGATTTTTGAGGAAAAGGAAATTGCCAAAGCGGATGGACTGCCTTATACCATTTATACTCCGTACAAAAATAAATGGCTGGAAAAATACAAATCAATGGCTCCGATTGCAGAATATAATACTGAAAATTATTTCTCTAATTTTTACAAAAACCTTTTTGATTTTCCAGCTTTAGAAGCAATAGGTTTTGAGGAAAGCAATATAAAAGTCAGACCTCATAATTTAACACAAATTGCAAATTACCATGAAACCCGCGATTTCCCTGCCGTTGATGGTACATCGTATCTTTCGCCTCATCTGCGTTTTGGAACAGTAAGCATTCGGAAGTTAGTGAATTGGGCAGTTCGCAAGAATGATGTTTTCCTGAGCGAATTGATTTGGAGGGAATTCTTTATGCAGATTTTATTTAGCTTTCCAAAAGTAGTAAGCGATAATTTCAAATCGGCTTATGATGGAATTCAATGGCGTAATGATGAAAAGGACTTCAAGCGATGGTGTACAGGAACTACGGGATATCCCATGGTCGATGCCGGAATGCGTCAGCTCAATGCAACGGGTTATATGCACAATCGGGTGCGCATGGTTGTGGCGAGTTTTTTATGCAAGCATCTGCTGATCAGCTGGCAATGGGGCGAAGCGTATTTTGCCGAAAAACTGCTGGATTATGATTTGTCGGCCAATGTAGGGAATTGGCAGTGGGCAGCAGGAACTGGGTGTGATGCAGCACCTTATTTTAGGGTTTTTAATCCCGATATACAGCTCAAAAAATTTGACGAAAAAGGAATTTACATCCGCCAATGGATTCCCGAATTTGATTTGGGTTACGGTCAGCCAATGATAGATCATGCATTTGCCAGAGATCGTGCAATAGCAGCATATAAAGCCGGAATTTTAAAATGA
- a CDS encoding outer membrane beta-barrel protein has protein sequence MKFNIKNIIGTIAFLISQGIAAQFYVGIQSGVGNIKSDVTGTQAGYRLGGAVKAGYIYSLNTHFGIGSGLEFSQYKQEVSLSQSSAILSTFEVDVSTSAFIYNVTTSNYIEKQTLHALQIPLFVQYKTNINEGIDFNFRAGAKYFLPVNYKFKATADYANGSAYYPDVNLTIDDLPEYGFGRQNNYSSSGEYETKGIIMSSFELGFTFDMAAKNSLYAALFLESGYGTILDQNKNESYIGYNQTSVSDRKPNGLYSTDKDAKIKPVAFGITLGWNFK, from the coding sequence ATGAAATTCAATATTAAAAACATAATTGGAACTATAGCTTTCTTAATTTCCCAAGGAATAGCTGCACAGTTTTATGTAGGTATACAGTCCGGAGTAGGGAATATTAAGAGTGATGTTACTGGCACACAAGCAGGTTATCGCCTTGGCGGAGCTGTAAAAGCAGGTTATATCTACTCTTTAAATACACATTTTGGTATTGGTTCAGGGCTAGAGTTTTCACAATACAAACAAGAAGTTTCTTTGTCTCAGTCTTCTGCAATACTTTCTACTTTTGAAGTTGATGTTTCCACTTCGGCATTTATTTATAACGTTACTACCAGCAATTATATAGAAAAACAAACTTTACATGCTCTGCAAATCCCTCTTTTTGTCCAATATAAAACAAATATTAATGAGGGTATTGATTTTAATTTTAGAGCTGGAGCTAAATATTTCTTACCTGTAAATTATAAATTTAAAGCAACAGCGGATTACGCAAATGGCAGTGCTTATTATCCAGATGTAAACCTGACTATTGACGATTTACCAGAATATGGTTTTGGCCGTCAGAATAATTATTCATCATCAGGAGAGTACGAAACTAAAGGAATTATAATGAGTTCTTTTGAGTTAGGATTTACATTTGATATGGCAGCGAAAAATTCGTTGTATGCAGCCCTGTTCCTGGAAAGTGGATATGGTACAATTTTAGACCAAAACAAGAATGAATCCTATATTGGTTATAACCAAACATCTGTATCTGATAGAAAACCTAATGGATTGTACAGTACTGACAAAGATGCTAAAATTAAACCTGTGGCTTTTGGGATAACATTAGGATGGAATTTTAAATAA
- a CDS encoding TIGR01777 family oxidoreductase, whose product MQKNVLITGGTGFIGRYLTEKLLERGYTVSILTRDSKPNTEKISYYTWDIDAQSIDEKAIENTDYIIHLAGENIADERWTSKRKAAILDSRVQSSKLIYDTLKKLNKRIDAFVSASGIGYYGAVNGEGICTEGTLPADDFVGTVCQEWENSADLMLGLGIRTVKIRTGLVLGKDEGILKKLSPVFKKGFGCVLGSGKQYMPWIHVHDLCMMYIEAIENKKMTGSYNATINDSTTNLIFSKALANSFGFSIWLPNVPAFLIRLILGKRAVLLLTGRRVSSDKVKKLGFRFQFKNLKKALKTNAK is encoded by the coding sequence ATGCAAAAAAATGTTTTAATAACAGGCGGTACCGGTTTTATCGGAAGGTATCTCACTGAAAAATTATTGGAAAGAGGTTATACAGTTTCAATACTTACCAGAGATAGTAAACCCAATACAGAAAAAATTTCCTATTATACCTGGGATATTGATGCGCAAAGTATTGATGAAAAGGCGATAGAAAATACCGATTATATCATTCATTTAGCCGGAGAAAATATTGCCGATGAAAGATGGACTTCCAAAAGGAAAGCTGCGATTCTAGACAGCAGAGTACAATCTTCAAAATTGATTTATGATACTTTAAAAAAGCTGAATAAAAGAATTGATGCTTTTGTTTCGGCTTCAGGTATTGGGTATTATGGGGCGGTCAACGGTGAAGGTATTTGTACAGAAGGCACGCTGCCAGCCGATGATTTTGTCGGAACAGTTTGTCAGGAATGGGAAAATTCTGCCGATTTGATGCTGGGATTGGGTATTCGTACTGTAAAAATACGTACTGGTCTGGTCTTGGGAAAAGATGAAGGGATTTTAAAAAAATTAAGCCCAGTTTTCAAAAAGGGTTTTGGCTGTGTTTTGGGTTCAGGAAAACAGTATATGCCTTGGATTCACGTGCATGACTTATGTATGATGTATATTGAAGCTATCGAAAATAAAAAAATGACAGGTTCTTATAATGCTACGATTAATGACAGCACGACAAATTTAATTTTCTCTAAGGCTTTGGCAAATTCTTTTGGTTTTTCTATTTGGCTGCCTAATGTTCCTGCTTTTTTAATCCGATTGATACTGGGAAAAAGAGCTGTACTGCTTTTGACAGGAAGAAGGGTTTCTTCGGATAAAGTTAAAAAATTAGGATTCAGATTTCAATTCAAAAATTTAAAAAAGGCATTAAAAACTAATGCAAAATAA
- a CDS encoding protease complex subunit PrcB family protein, with translation MKRFILAALAAFSFYSCTDTMDNGDAQNCGNVRNVAFENFVYCGQLKENPTKPIYVLINSNEELLKQFTFCDPFGPMPDFTQKRILGLLSGSKPSSGYDIKIQSVIENDCEILVEYSEREPKSDEGVLTVITYPSDFVVLPKSNKPILFRKINPINNYIIVGTYFGECTGSDCFQFYKIEAYKVIKYPKAYNFPVQFNQTDYKALVYSDDLAGLYSKIPAEIKSLKGQTKTFGSPDAHDQGGTYLEWSEAGVVTKIYLDNDNTADQTAGIIALKKVIQDKITLLKTKS, from the coding sequence ATGAAACGTTTTATTTTAGCAGCTCTTGCGGCTTTCAGTTTTTATTCCTGTACAGATACGATGGACAATGGTGATGCACAAAATTGCGGTAATGTTAGAAATGTTGCTTTTGAGAATTTTGTTTACTGCGGTCAGTTAAAAGAAAATCCAACAAAGCCTATTTATGTACTGATAAACTCAAATGAAGAACTGCTGAAACAGTTTACTTTTTGCGATCCTTTTGGGCCTATGCCTGATTTTACTCAAAAAAGAATATTAGGGCTATTATCAGGATCAAAACCATCGAGCGGCTATGATATAAAAATTCAGTCTGTTATTGAAAATGACTGCGAAATCCTAGTGGAGTATTCTGAAAGAGAACCAAAAAGTGATGAAGGTGTATTAACCGTTATTACATATCCTTCGGATTTTGTTGTGCTTCCAAAATCGAATAAGCCTATTTTATTTAGAAAAATAAATCCAATTAATAACTACATAATCGTTGGAACATACTTTGGTGAATGTACGGGGAGTGACTGCTTTCAGTTCTATAAAATTGAAGCTTACAAAGTAATTAAATATCCAAAAGCATATAATTTTCCAGTCCAATTTAATCAGACTGATTATAAAGCATTAGTTTACTCTGATGATTTAGCAGGTCTTTATTCAAAAATTCCAGCCGAAATAAAAAGTTTAAAAGGACAGACCAAAACATTTGGATCACCAGATGCTCATGATCAAGGAGGTACTTATCTGGAGTGGAGCGAGGCAGGTGTTGTTACTAAAATATATTTGGACAATGACAATACTGCAGATCAGACTGCGGGAATAATTGCGCTTAAGAAGGTGATTCAGGATAAAATAACTCTCCTAAAAACCAAATCTTAA
- a CDS encoding lipoprotein, with protein MKKIFFILFIIFTVSSCTYENSGFRRISKEEAMQGWAWKIFIFTDEGEFQPAESEVNKNDKHIKENPIFVKDIWKMNSKEYHFFKNHQLAVKEEADNTILEQTKRNR; from the coding sequence ATGAAGAAAATATTTTTTATTCTTTTTATAATTTTTACTGTTTCTTCCTGTACCTATGAAAATTCCGGTTTTAGACGAATTTCCAAAGAAGAAGCAATGCAGGGCTGGGCTTGGAAAATTTTCATTTTTACAGATGAAGGAGAGTTTCAACCTGCTGAATCAGAAGTGAATAAAAATGATAAACATATCAAAGAGAACCCTATTTTTGTAAAGGATATTTGGAAAATGAATTCCAAGGAGTATCATTTTTTTAAAAATCATCAATTAGCAGTCAAGGAAGAAGCCGATAATACCATTTTGGAACAGACCAAAAGAAATCGATAA
- a CDS encoding acyl-CoA thioesterase: protein MDKIFKTVASSHVSISVLMLPSHTNFSGKIHGGYILSLLDQIAFACGSKFSGNYCVTASVDTVNFLKPIEVGELVTMKASVNYVGKSSMVVGIRVEAENIQTGLKKHCNSSYFTMVAKDNEGNSVPVPGLILSNFEDVKRFCNSLKQIALKKERDYHQEVFNYTSKETLEGLKKYNIQINLD from the coding sequence ATGGACAAAATTTTCAAAACAGTTGCTTCATCACATGTCAGTATTTCAGTATTGATGCTGCCTTCACATACCAATTTCAGCGGAAAAATTCACGGAGGCTATATTTTATCACTCTTAGACCAGATTGCATTTGCCTGTGGGTCTAAATTTTCCGGAAATTACTGCGTAACGGCTTCTGTAGATACCGTGAATTTTTTAAAACCTATTGAAGTTGGTGAACTTGTGACCATGAAAGCCTCTGTAAATTATGTTGGAAAAAGCTCTATGGTTGTTGGGATTCGTGTAGAAGCTGAAAACATTCAGACCGGATTAAAAAAACACTGTAATTCTTCTTATTTCACAATGGTTGCCAAAGACAATGAAGGCAACAGCGTGCCGGTCCCAGGCTTAATACTGTCTAATTTTGAAGATGTAAAGCGTTTTTGTAATTCATTAAAACAAATTGCCTTAAAAAAAGAACGTGATTATCATCAGGAAGTTTTCAATTATACTTCAAAAGAAACTTTGGAAGGCCTGAAAAAATACAATATCCAGATTAATCTGGATTAG
- a CDS encoding RNA polymerase sigma factor, which yields MKNNIDQYIRKCVENDREAQLKIYQLFSPVLYGLCLKYMRNEDDAKDVFQEAFVIAFQKIEQYKFQGSFEGWIKRIFINKLLETLKKKKKGVLFLDTFDTNIAEEEELELEPIEQEKLLEYIQELPDQYRMVFNLYVFEKMKHREIAALLEISEGTSKSNFNRAKNILKKKILTVLNSKTA from the coding sequence TTGAAGAATAACATAGACCAGTATATTAGAAAATGTGTCGAAAATGACCGGGAAGCTCAACTGAAAATATATCAGCTGTTTTCTCCTGTGCTTTATGGACTGTGCCTAAAATATATGCGGAATGAAGATGATGCAAAAGATGTTTTTCAGGAAGCCTTTGTTATTGCCTTTCAAAAAATCGAACAGTATAAATTTCAAGGGAGTTTTGAAGGCTGGATCAAGCGGATTTTCATCAATAAATTATTAGAAACATTAAAGAAAAAGAAAAAGGGAGTCCTGTTTTTAGACACATTTGATACTAATATCGCTGAAGAAGAAGAATTAGAATTAGAACCAATTGAACAAGAAAAATTACTGGAATATATACAGGAACTGCCAGATCAATACCGTATGGTTTTTAATTTATATGTTTTTGAAAAAATGAAGCATAGAGAAATTGCAGCATTACTTGAAATAAGTGAAGGTACATCCAAATCAAATTTTAATAGAGCCAAAAATATTTTAAAGAAAAAAATTTTGACGGTTCTAAATTCTAAAACAGCATGA
- the rmuC gene encoding DNA recombination protein RmuC yields MLSTLLLLGVFILALAIGVFIGKLIFSARFQSEKVSLEERLTAMNTQLVQQKEQFLLDKNAFEKQLELSNSEKENIRNEKDSLAIQLSKKEVDFENLWERNKEQKNEVEKLQEKFTKEFENLANKILDEKSNKFTEQNKENMKNILTPLQDKIQLFEKKVEDTHKESIDYHAALRQQILGLSEMNAQMSKETLNLTKALKGDSKMQGNWGELVLERVLEKSGLEKDREYYVQQSHTTEEGNRVFPDVVINLPDGKKMIVDSKVSLTAYEKFINEEDEILKKTFLREHVNSIKNHVDQLGGKNYYDLYQIESPDFVLLFIPMEPAFALALNEDQTLYNKAFEKNIVIVTPSTLLATLRTIDSMWTNQKQQENAFEIARQAGALYDKFEGFVADLIKIGKKIDESKVEYQGAMNKLVEGKGNLITSVEKLKKMGAKAKKALPDSILKRAETDESSLLN; encoded by the coding sequence ATGCTGTCAACTCTTCTTTTATTAGGTGTTTTTATCCTCGCACTAGCGATAGGTGTTTTTATCGGTAAACTTATCTTTTCGGCTCGATTTCAATCAGAAAAAGTAAGTCTGGAAGAACGATTAACGGCTATGAATACTCAATTGGTTCAACAAAAAGAACAATTTTTACTGGATAAAAATGCATTCGAAAAACAACTTGAATTATCCAATTCTGAAAAAGAAAACATCCGAAACGAAAAAGACAGTTTAGCCATTCAGCTTTCTAAAAAAGAAGTCGATTTTGAAAACCTTTGGGAACGCAACAAGGAACAAAAAAATGAAGTTGAAAAGCTACAGGAAAAATTTACCAAAGAATTTGAGAATCTTGCCAATAAAATATTAGACGAAAAATCAAATAAATTTACGGAGCAAAACAAAGAAAATATGAAAAATATCCTGACACCGCTGCAGGATAAAATTCAGTTATTTGAAAAGAAGGTAGAAGACACACACAAAGAAAGCATTGACTACCATGCCGCTTTGCGTCAGCAGATACTAGGCTTAAGCGAAATGAATGCTCAAATGAGCAAAGAAACCCTAAATCTGACTAAAGCATTAAAAGGCGACAGCAAAATGCAGGGCAACTGGGGTGAATTGGTTTTGGAACGGGTACTTGAAAAATCAGGATTAGAAAAAGACAGAGAATACTATGTACAGCAAAGTCACACCACAGAGGAAGGCAATCGTGTTTTTCCTGATGTTGTCATCAATCTTCCTGACGGGAAAAAGATGATTGTCGATTCTAAAGTTTCCTTAACTGCCTATGAAAAATTTATTAACGAAGAAGATGAAATTTTAAAGAAAACCTTTTTAAGAGAACATGTCAATTCGATAAAAAATCATGTGGATCAGTTAGGAGGCAAAAATTATTACGATTTATACCAGATAGAAAGCCCTGACTTTGTTTTGCTTTTTATACCGATGGAACCTGCTTTTGCATTGGCGCTAAACGAAGATCAAACGTTATACAACAAAGCTTTCGAAAAAAACATTGTAATTGTGACACCTTCTACCCTATTGGCAACCTTACGCACGATTGACAGTATGTGGACAAACCAAAAACAGCAGGAAAATGCATTTGAAATAGCAAGACAAGCCGGTGCATTATATGATAAATTTGAAGGTTTTGTTGCCGATTTAATCAAAATTGGTAAAAAAATAGACGAAAGTAAAGTCGAATATCAAGGTGCCATGAATAAACTCGTAGAAGGAAAAGGAAACCTCATCACGAGCGTCGAAAAACTCAAAAAAATGGGAGCCAAAGCTAAAAAAGCACTCCCGGACAGCATTTTGAAAAGAGCAGAAACTGATGAAAGTTCTCTTTTAAATTAA
- a CDS encoding YceI family protein, whose product MKKFTLLALLLILFPINAQNKFSSSKCVIYFEASVPLFEAVEAKNDDVNCTLVPNKSEITFTAVIKKFQFKRNLMQEHFNSNYMESDRYSKATFKGVIEKFDLKIVTEEEKDFVIKGKITIHGQSRMITVLAKIKKAGSGIQINSNFALNTDDFNIEIPNIVIAKISKTVNTQVNCVLN is encoded by the coding sequence ATGAAAAAATTTACTCTATTAGCCCTGTTATTAATACTTTTCCCCATTAATGCCCAAAACAAATTTAGCTCATCCAAATGCGTGATTTACTTTGAAGCATCTGTACCGTTATTTGAAGCTGTAGAAGCTAAAAATGACGATGTGAACTGTACACTAGTCCCAAATAAAAGCGAAATAACTTTTACAGCAGTCATCAAAAAATTCCAATTCAAAAGAAATCTGATGCAGGAACATTTCAATAGCAATTACATGGAAAGTGACCGCTATTCTAAAGCTACTTTTAAAGGAGTTATCGAAAAGTTTGATCTAAAAATAGTCACAGAAGAAGAGAAAGATTTCGTTATAAAAGGAAAAATAACAATTCATGGACAATCCCGAATGATTACTGTTCTTGCAAAAATTAAAAAAGCAGGCAGCGGAATCCAAATAAACTCCAATTTTGCATTAAACACGGATGATTTCAATATTGAAATCCCAAATATTGTAATTGCAAAAATTTCAAAAACAGTGAATACACAAGTCAACTGTGTTTTAAATTAA